The Paenibacillus macerans genome includes a window with the following:
- a CDS encoding spore germination protein yields MRGRRLLKGLTKRTKTNRDRSHSAPQESSRNSQPQRLYPGLRQNEDQLRSLYDNCADVIYRSFLIGGKTQALVMYIDGLADSEGIERFVIAPLMLAEADDNKDLRQLIDRKISASQVKEFTTFEKGVELLVNGNAILLCDNQDAGIGLGLTKWEKRSIEEPSAEVGIRGPRQGFTESLRTNTSQLRRIIKTPLLKMEETKIGEYTQTNIILAYIEGLADETLIKEVRTRLRRIEIDGVLESGYIEEMIEDQPYSPFPQLLSTERPDVVCSSLLEGKVAILTEGTPFTLIAPTTFFSLIQSQEDYYQRYLISTVIRWLRYAFIVISLVLPSVYVAVLTFHQEMVPGALLISMASSREQVPFPALIEALLMEITFEALREAGVRLPKQVGAAVSIVGALVIGQAAVQAGLVSAPMVIVVAITGISSFMVPRYIAGISVRMLRFPLIFLAGSLGLVGVVMGIIAVVLHMLSLRSFGVPYLSEVAAPHPNEWKDVLVRAPRWKMNTRPRFTGKYDKYRQSSGQRPGPIRGDDAE; encoded by the coding sequence ATGAGAGGACGCCGCCTGCTCAAAGGCTTGACCAAACGGACGAAAACAAACCGGGACCGGAGTCATTCCGCTCCCCAGGAAAGCAGCCGGAATTCGCAGCCGCAGCGGCTTTATCCGGGTCTGCGGCAAAACGAAGACCAACTTCGTTCGCTTTATGACAATTGTGCGGACGTCATTTACCGTTCCTTTCTGATCGGCGGCAAAACCCAGGCTCTGGTAATGTACATAGACGGGTTAGCCGATTCCGAAGGGATCGAGCGGTTCGTCATAGCCCCGCTCATGCTGGCGGAAGCCGATGACAACAAGGATTTAAGGCAGCTTATCGACCGTAAAATATCGGCTTCGCAAGTGAAAGAATTTACGACGTTTGAGAAAGGCGTCGAACTTCTTGTGAACGGAAACGCCATCCTGCTTTGCGACAACCAGGACGCCGGCATTGGCTTAGGGCTGACGAAATGGGAGAAACGCTCGATCGAGGAGCCTTCTGCGGAAGTGGGGATTCGCGGGCCGCGCCAAGGCTTTACCGAATCCTTGCGCACCAATACCTCGCAATTGCGGCGGATTATCAAAACCCCGCTGCTGAAAATGGAAGAGACGAAAATCGGCGAATACACCCAAACCAATATTATTCTGGCCTATATTGAAGGACTTGCGGATGAGACGTTGATCAAAGAAGTGCGGACCCGGCTGCGGCGCATTGAGATCGACGGCGTTCTGGAAAGCGGGTATATCGAAGAAATGATTGAAGATCAGCCTTACTCTCCTTTCCCGCAGTTGCTCAGCACGGAACGTCCTGATGTGGTTTGCAGCAGTTTGCTGGAAGGGAAAGTGGCGATTTTAACGGAGGGAACGCCGTTTACCTTGATCGCCCCGACAACGTTTTTCTCGTTGATTCAGTCGCAGGAAGACTATTATCAGCGTTATCTGATCTCTACAGTTATCCGCTGGCTGCGCTATGCCTTTATCGTCATCTCGCTCGTGCTTCCATCGGTATATGTGGCGGTGCTTACCTTTCATCAAGAGATGGTCCCCGGTGCTCTGTTGATCAGTATGGCCAGTTCCCGGGAGCAGGTGCCTTTTCCGGCGTTGATCGAGGCTTTGCTGATGGAGATCACTTTTGAAGCGCTGCGCGAAGCGGGGGTGAGGCTCCCCAAGCAGGTTGGCGCCGCTGTCAGCATCGTCGGGGCGCTGGTTATCGGCCAGGCGGCGGTCCAAGCCGGGCTCGTGTCCGCGCCGATGGTGATCGTGGTCGCGATTACGGGAATTTCTTCATTTATGGTACCCCGTTATATCGCCGGAATTTCCGTGCGGATGCTGCGGTTTCCCTTGATTTTTCTGGCCGGAAGTTTGGGCCTTGTCGGCGTTGTGATGGGGATCATCGCGGTTGTTCTGCATATGCTCAGCTTGCGCTCCTTCGGCGTCCCCTACTTGTCCGAAGTGGCCGCTCCCCATCCAAACGAATGGAAGGATGTTCTGGTCAGGGCGCCCCGCTGGAAGATGAACACGCGTCCGCGCTTTACGGGAAAATATGACAAATACCGGCAGTCATCCGGCCAAAGGCCCGGCCCTATCCGAGGGGACGACGCTGAGTAA
- a CDS encoding RrF2 family transcriptional regulator, with protein MNSDFVVAVHSLVFLAYAPTSLRTSDNIAKSVAIHPVRVRKVLSMLRKHGYIQSKQGAHGGFYLADDPRTITLDKLYALTSGGPLKPKWPNSDQKCMIGNNIERAMDDIFESTEHQVLALLVGYTIADVLERIEKRAYS; from the coding sequence ATGAACAGCGATTTCGTAGTGGCCGTGCATAGCCTTGTATTTTTGGCGTATGCGCCCACCAGTTTGAGAACAAGCGACAATATTGCCAAGAGCGTAGCGATCCATCCCGTTCGCGTCCGTAAAGTACTGTCCATGCTTAGAAAGCATGGATATATTCAATCGAAGCAGGGGGCGCATGGCGGGTTTTACCTCGCCGACGATCCTCGGACCATCACATTGGACAAATTGTACGCTTTGACCTCGGGAGGGCCACTGAAGCCGAAATGGCCCAATTCGGATCAGAAATGCATGATTGGAAACAATATTGAGCGGGCCATGGATGATATTTTCGAATCGACCGAACATCAGGTCTTGGCTCTCCTTGTTGGATACACGATCGCGGATGTGCTGGAACGGATAGAAAAACGGGCTTACAGCTAG
- the ptsP gene encoding phosphoenolpyruvate--protein phosphotransferase, whose translation MRSHLKGIGASAGIAIAKAYRLEEPELKIVNKNIGDRDAEKRRLEQAISQSKAELEKIKEYVNRELGADKAEILAAHLLVLNDPELLNPVFDRISTEGVNAEFALKESADRFVSMLESMDNEYMRERAKDIRDVTNRVTAHLLGVQIPDPSLISEEVVIIAEDLTPSDTAQLNRRYVKGFATDIGGRTSHSAIMARSMEIPAVVGTKQAVSRIEHGVMVIVDGLEGDVIIDPSSEIIAQYEAKKANYETQKAQWAKLVHEPTVTKDGVHVELAANIGTPADVKSVLENGAEAVGLYRTEFLYMGRDRLPTEAEQFTAYKTVLEKMEGKPVVVRTLDIGGDKELPYLKLPKEMNPFLGFRAIRLCLEEQTIFRTQLRALLRASVYGNLKIMFPMIATVSEFREAKAILLEEKEKLAAEGVKAADQIEIGMMVEIPSTAVMADQFAKEVDFFSIGTNDLIQYTMAADRMNGRVAYLYQPCNPAILRLISRVSDAAHQEGKWVGMCGEMAGDPIAIPLLLSLGLDEFSMSATSILPVRAQIKDLSSEHAKSVKEAVLSMKTSEEVIEFVKRTFN comes from the coding sequence TCGTAAACAAGAACATCGGAGACAGGGACGCCGAAAAACGGCGATTGGAGCAGGCCATTAGCCAATCAAAGGCGGAGCTTGAAAAAATTAAAGAATACGTAAACCGTGAGTTGGGTGCTGATAAAGCGGAAATTCTCGCCGCTCATTTATTAGTATTAAACGACCCGGAACTATTAAATCCGGTTTTCGATCGGATAAGCACGGAAGGCGTGAACGCGGAATTTGCCTTAAAAGAATCAGCCGACAGATTTGTTTCCATGCTAGAATCGATGGATAACGAATATATGCGGGAACGCGCCAAAGACATCCGCGATGTAACGAATCGGGTGACCGCGCATTTATTAGGCGTGCAAATTCCCGATCCAAGCTTGATTTCCGAAGAAGTCGTCATCATCGCCGAGGATTTGACGCCTTCCGATACCGCGCAGTTAAATCGCCGGTATGTGAAAGGTTTTGCAACAGATATCGGCGGCCGTACTTCCCATTCGGCGATCATGGCCCGCTCCATGGAAATCCCGGCTGTCGTCGGCACAAAACAAGCCGTGTCCAGGATTGAACATGGTGTAATGGTGATCGTTGATGGTTTAGAGGGCGATGTCATCATCGACCCATCATCAGAAATCATTGCCCAATATGAAGCGAAAAAAGCAAACTACGAAACGCAAAAAGCGCAGTGGGCCAAATTGGTTCATGAGCCGACGGTAACGAAAGATGGCGTGCATGTGGAGCTGGCCGCAAACATCGGCACGCCGGCTGACGTGAAAAGCGTGCTAGAAAACGGAGCAGAAGCGGTCGGACTTTACCGTACGGAGTTCCTTTACATGGGCAGAGACCGGCTTCCGACAGAGGCAGAGCAGTTTACCGCTTATAAAACCGTTCTGGAAAAAATGGAAGGGAAGCCGGTGGTTGTCCGTACGCTGGACATTGGCGGCGATAAAGAGCTGCCTTACTTGAAGCTGCCCAAGGAAATGAATCCGTTTTTGGGCTTTAGAGCGATTCGTTTATGCTTGGAAGAGCAGACGATTTTCCGTACCCAATTACGTGCTTTATTACGGGCCAGCGTCTATGGCAATTTGAAGATCATGTTCCCTATGATTGCAACCGTTTCTGAATTTAGGGAAGCCAAAGCCATTCTTTTGGAAGAAAAAGAAAAGCTGGCGGCAGAAGGCGTCAAAGCCGCGGATCAAATTGAAATCGGCATGATGGTGGAAATACCGTCCACCGCTGTCATGGCCGATCAATTTGCCAAGGAGGTTGACTTCTTCAGCATTGGCACCAATGATTTGATCCAATATACCATGGCCGCCGATCGCATGAATGGACGCGTAGCTTACCTGTATCAACCCTGCAATCCCGCGATTTTACGTCTGATTTCAAGGGTCAGTGATGCGGCGCACCAAGAAGGCAAGTGGGTCGGCATGTGCGGGGAAATGGCCGGCGATCCGATCGCCATTCCTTTATTGCTTAGCCTGGGACTTGATGAGTTCTCGATGAGTGCAACATCCATTCTTCCGGTACGCGCGCAAATCAAAGATCTGTCAAGTGAACATGCAAAAAGCGTGAAAGAGGCCGTTCTATCCATGAAAACGTCGGAAGAAGTGATTGAGTTTGTAAAAAGGACCTTTAATTGA